From Sardina pilchardus chromosome 9, fSarPil1.1, whole genome shotgun sequence, a single genomic window includes:
- the rbm6 gene encoding RNA-binding protein 5 isoform X5, which produces MLSPGYSFDMAYVEFLNLEDAVHFMESNQGSLRVGNTTALMKYVQPDRNAKDTKPQEPPRKPAQVPEEPTPARPSPQSKAPPKPDEPRSKPAADPAAKTTWQRNSDLTPEAWQQQVDQQLQQQEAEMKAEAWANSRNSSRHAPRDLDPVFKESKTMIIKNLKNTTTVEMILKALDPYAYLDERNVRLVRSKPNGCKCFCFVDMDSHEQVTRLVDMLTRARPVMVDGVRIYAEVAKPLKNQNSYKREYDKSGSSILGYPPEVLEQHQQMQQQQQYYQSQPLRGPMGGGLPGLQGDMTMPGRDTAKTAATAIVQHAVGYPDASGVELPYQAPNPAAVAAAAAGTVAQTSASQHAEPYGFGAETPDLSAYLYDATSGFYYDPQTTLYYDPTSRYFYNAETQQYLYWDSASKTYIPVAGSTMDGQAINPVPALPGDISVPSASTIAPAPAPAPLAAAAPLAAVALPSADDAAQRALEDGDGAGRSDKKEKEKEEKPRSLAAFKIMKDMERWAKIQNRQKDSVRSPSPVLKMPGGGDDQRSSKAADAAFAIFERKVSGGDDLFKKPLAPPKKEDKASKRAMGSLGLLASDYAAGSDDEEEERHVEMSAPSKSQPDDKEDKLTDWKKMACLLCRRQFPTKDALIRHQQLSDLHKQNMEIHLKIKKSKKELEALENQEKEVRDLSLNSNALVSRTEPPASCSKSDYVPQLNTRGPGISPEMKRRKYQQHQHQNSWGGGSRDSHKGSERPGLGSEPVERKKKDPVPWDHATYKQAVRKAMFARFKELD; this is translated from the exons ATGCTGTCCCCAGGTTACAGCTTCGATATGGCCTATGTGGAGTTTTTAAACCTGGAGGATGCTGTCCACTTCATGGAGTCCAACCAG GGCTCGTTGAGGGTTGGCAATACGACGGCTCTGATGAAATACGTTCAGCCTGACCGAAACGCCAAAGACACTAAG CCACAGGAGCCACCTCGAAAGCCGGCCCAGGTTCCGGAGGAGCCCACCCCAGCCCGCCCGTCCCCTCAATCCAAGGCCCCCCCCAAACCGGACGAGCCGCGGTCCAAGCCTGCTGCTGACCCTGCCGCGAAGACGACGTGGCAGCGCAACTCTGACCTCACGCCGGAGGCGTGGCAGCAGCAGGTggaccagcagctccagcagcaggaggCGGAGATGAAGGCCGAAGCTTGGGCCAACTCACGCAACTCCTCACGGCACGCACCTCGCGATCTGGATCCTGTCTTCaaggagagcaaga CCATGATCATTAAAAATCTGAAGAACACCACCACAGTGGAGATGATTCTGAAGGCGCTGGATCCCTACGCCTACCTGGACGAGAGGAACGTCCGCTTGGTCCGTAGCAAACCGAACGGATGCAAATGCTTCTGCTTTGTAGACATGGACTCTCATGAG CAAGTCACTCGTCTTGTGGACATGCTGACCAGGGCACGACCCGTGATGGTGGACGGTGTTCGAATATATGCAGAGGTTGCCAAACCGCTCAAGAACCAGAA CAGCTACAAGAGGGAATATGATAAGTCTGGCTCCTCTATCCTGGGCTATCCTCCGGAAGTGTTGGAG CAACATCAGCAgatgcagcaacagcagcagtacTATCAGTCCCAGCCCCTCCGTGGCCCTATGGGTGGTGGACTTCCTGGACTCCAAG GTGACATGACCATGCCAGGCAGAGACACCGCAAAGACAGCTGCCACTGCCATCGTGCAG CATGCTGTGGGTTATCCAGACGCCTCTGGAGTGGAGCTCCCCTACCAGGCCCCAAACCCGGCCGCCGTCGCCGCCGCAGCAGCTGGGACCGTGGCACAGACGAGCGCCTCTCAGCACGCCGAACCTTACGGCTTCG GCGCCGAAACTCCCGATCTTTCTGCCTACCTATATGACGCCACGTCTGGCTTCTACTACGATCCCCAGACCACACTGTACTATGACCCCACCTCCAGA TATTTCTACAATGCCGAGACACAGCAGTACCTCTATTGGGACAGCGCCTCAAAGACCTACATCCCAGTGGCAG GCTCCACTATGGACGGCCAGGCCATCAACCCCGTGCCTGCCCTCCCCGGGGACATATCGGTCCCCTCGGCCTCCACCAtcgctcctgcccctgcccctgcccctctTGCCGCTGCCGCCCCTCTTGCCGCCGTTGCTCTGCCCTCCGCAGACGACGCCGCCCAGAGGGCCCTGGAGGACGGCGATGGCGCCGGACGCTCCgacaagaaggagaaggagaaagaggagaagcccAGAAGCCTGGCTGCCTTTAAG ATTATGAAAGACATGGAACGCTGGGCAAAGATCCAGAACCGGCAGAAGGACAGCGTCCGTTCCCCCTCTCCTGTTCTGAAGATGCCTGGCGGTGGCGATGACCAGAGGTCCTCTAAAGCGGCTGATGCAGCGTTTGCCATCTTTGAAAGAAAG GTCTCTGGTGGAGACGATCTCTTCAAGAAGCCTCTAGCACCACCCAAGAAAGAGGACAAAGCATCCAAG CGTGCAATGGGCTCGCTGGGCCTGCTCGCATCCGACTACGCGGCAGGAAGtgacgacgaggaggaggagaggcacgTGGAGATGTCGGCGCCCTCCAAGAGCCAGCCAGACGACAAGGAGGACAAGCTGACCGACTGGAAGAAGATGGCCTGCCTGCTGTGCAGGAGGCAGTTCCCCACCAAGGACGCCCTGATCCGCCACCAGCAGCTGTCCGACCTCCACAAG CAAAACATGGAGATCCACTTGAAGATCAAGAAGTCCAAAAAAGAGCTTGAGGCTTTAGAGAATCAGGAGAAAGAGGTGAGAGACTTGTCTCTAAACTCAAATGCCTTGGTCTCACGAACGGAACCTCCAGCCAGCTGCTCTAAG TCTGATTATGTCCCACAGTTGAATACCAGAGGGCCGGGCATTTCaccagagatgaagaggaggaagtaccagcagcatcagcacca